The following proteins are co-located in the Toxotes jaculatrix isolate fToxJac2 chromosome 9, fToxJac2.pri, whole genome shotgun sequence genome:
- the trip12 gene encoding E3 ubiquitin-protein ligase TRIP12 isoform X4 has translation MSNRPNSNPGGSLRRSQRNTAAAQPQDHTVAGRSGLTLSVASFVLQDDPEAAGTSEQERPGHQSKSEGTRGLKRSEAPDQISTFGPTPAKKPKSLPPPRDNTSETKKGPAKSKKRALASEPPASSGRGQSKKSGPAGASPIQKRKKTDSLPGLSSTAGSLPNRTEGRTAKPTKLASKSAASAKAGCSNVTDSSSSASTSSSSSTTGTNSAATQGARVKQGKDQTKARRSRSASSPSPRRSTRDKEQAKSASSSKFEWAARFNPKVNLPKPKLSLPGSSKTETSKPGPSGLQAKLASLRKPKKRSESPPAELPSSRRSTRLKTTGSCASTSRRGSGLGKRGAADARRQEKMADSDNNQDGANSSAARTDEASQGASASSSVAGAVGMTTSGESESDDSEMGRLQALLEARGLPPHLFGPLGPRMSQLFHRTIGSGASSKAQQLLQGLQATGDESQQLQAAIEMCQLLVMGNEETLGGFPVKSVVPALITLLQMEHNFDIMNHASRALTYMMEALPRSSAVVVDAIPVFLEKLQVIQFIDVAEQALTALEMLSRRHSKAILQAGGLADCLLYLEFFSINAQRNALAIAANCCQSITPDEFHFVADSLPLLTQRLTHQDKKSVESTCLCFARLVDNFQHEENLLQEVASRDLLTNIQQLLVVTPPVLSSGMFIMVVRMFSLMCSNCPCLAVQLMKQNIAETLRFLLCGASNGSCQEQIELVPRSPQELYELTSLICELMPCLPREGIFAVDVMLKKGSAQTTEGAIWQWRDDRGLWHPYNRIDSRIIETAHQNGEDEISLSTLGRVYTIDFNSMQQINEDTGTARGIQRKPNPLANPNTGSHQEVRREDARAQLMKEDPELAKCFIKTLFGVLYEVYSSSAGPAVRHKCLRAILRIIYFADAELLKDVLRNHAVSSHIASMLSSQDLKIVVGSLQMAEILMQKLPDVFSVYFRREGVMHQVKNLAESESFLVTSPPKACPSGTASLCTTTISTASTTSANNATPDLGSPSFQHSMDDSLDLSPQGRLSDVLKRKRLPKRGPRRPKYSPPRDDDKVDNQAKSPTSTQSPKSSFLASLNPKTWGKLGAQTNNANSEPSRTAGVSGLARAPPKDSISNNRDKIKAWIKEQATKFVERYFNSENVDGSNPALNVLQRLCTATEQLSLQVDGGMECLLEISSIVSESDVSSFEIQHSGLVKQLLVYLTSSTDRDLLSRDVRLKRFLHVFAGCPVPGMEPVGRLDPTENGPYLALVHKMNSCLSQMEQFPVKVHDFPSGNGNGSRGSQALKFFNTHQLKCQLQRHPDCTNVKQWKGGPVKIDPLALVQAIERYLVVRGYGRIREEDEDSDDDGSDDEIDESLAAQFLNSGSVRHRLQFYIGDHLLPYNMTVYQAVRQYSLQAEEERESTDDEANPLGRAGIWTKTHTIWYKPVREDEDGSKDAVGGKRGRAQTAPTKTSPRNAKKQDELWHDGVCPSVINPLETYLTSEPPETITFDDPSLEVNLLLRVLHSISRYWFYLYDNAVCKEIIPTSEFINSKLTAKANRQLQDPLVIMTGNIPTWLIELGKTCPFFFPFDTRQMLFYVTAFDRDRAMQRLLDTNPEINQSDSQDSRVAPRLDRKKRTINRDELLKQAESVMQDLGSSRAMLEIQYENEVGTGLGPTLEFYALVSQELQRADLGLWRGEEVTLANPKGSQEGTKYMFSSRGLFAVPFGRTTKPAHIAKIKMKFRFLGKLMAKAIMDFRLLDLPLGLPFYKWMLRHEMSISSHDLVNIDPSVAKSIQHLEDIIRQKKRLEQDRSQTRETLQQALESLNMNGCSVEDLGLDFTLPGFPNIELKKGGKDVPVTIYNLEEYLRLVVYWTLNEGVSRQFESFREGFESVFPLHHLQYFYPEELDQLLCGSKSETWDVKTLMECCRPDHGYTHDSRAVRFLFEVLSSFDAEQQRLFLQFVTGSPRLPVGGFRSLNPPLTIVRKTFESTENPDDFLPSVMTCVNYLKLPDYSSIEIMREKLLIAAREGQQSFHLS, from the exons AAGTGGTCTTACTCTGTCCGTGGCTTCATTTGTGTTGCAAGACGACCCAGAGGCTGCAGGGACATCCGAACAAGAGCGACCAGGCCACCAGTCAAAGAGCGAAGGCACCCGAGGGCTAAAGCGAAGCGAAGCTCCTGACCAAATTAGTACCTTTGGACCGACCCCTGCCAAGAAGCCCAAATCCCTTCCTCCACCCCGTGACAATACCTCAGAGACCAAGAAAGGCCCAGCTAAGTCCAAGAAGAGAGCACTTGCCTCAGAACCACCTGCATCGTCAGGTCGAGGTCAGAGCAAGAAGAGCGGGCCCGCTGGGGCCTCACCAATCCAGAAACGGAAGAAAACAGACTCTCTCCCCGGTCTAAGTAGCACCGCTGGGTCCCTCCCCAATCGTACCGAGGGCAGAACTGCAAAACCCACCAAGCTGGCGTCTAAATCGGCCGCCTCAGCCAAAGCTGGGTGTAGCAACGTGacagactcctcctcctctgcctccacctcttcctcttcctccaccacagGCACCAACAGCGCCGCCACACAGGGTGCCCGAGTCAAACAGGGAAAAGATCAGACCAAGGCACGTCGCTCTCGCTCAGCCTCAAGCCCCTCCCCACGCCGTAGTACCCGTGACAAGGAGCAGGCCAAATCTGCCAGCTCTTCAAAATTTGAGTGGGCAGCACGCTTCAACCCCAAAGTCAACCTGCCAAAACCCAAACTGTCCTTGCCCGGATCCTCCAAAACTGAGACCTCCAAACCTGGGCCATCAGGATTACAAGCTAAATTAGCAA GTTTGAGGAAACCTAAGAAGCGCAGCGAGTCTCCTCCAGCAGAGCTCCCCAGCTCCCGGCGGAGCACACGCCTGAAGACCACGGGCTCCTGTGCCAGCACCAG TCGGCGGGGCTCAGGCCTAGGAAAGCGCGGGGCAGCCGACGCTCGCCGACAGGAGAAAATGGCCGACTCCGACAACAACCAGGATGGGGCCAACTCGTCAGCCGCTCGCACTGATGAGGCATCACAAGGCGCTTCAG cttCAAGCTCAGTTGCTGGAGCAGTTGGCATGACCACCTCTGGAGAGAGTGAGTCTGATGACTCTGAAATGGGAAGGCTTCAAG CCTTACTGGAGGCCAGAGGCCTCCCCCCACATCTTTTCGGGCCCCTGGGACCCCGCATGTCGCAGCTGTTTCACAGGACCATAGGCAGTGGAGCAA GCTCCAAGGCTCAGCAGCTACTGCAGGGTCTGCAGGCCACAGGTGATGAGTCTCAGCAGCTCCAAGCTGCTATTGAGATGTGCCAGCTGCTGGTGATGGGTAATGAGGAGACACTTGGTGGATTCCCTGTGAAGAGTGTGGTGCCCGCTTTG ATTACACTGTTACAAATGGAGCATAACTTTGATATT ATGAATCATGCCTCTCGTGCACTCACATATATGATGGAGGCGCTGCCTCGATCCTCTGCTGTGGTGGTCGATGCTATTCCTGTCTTCCTGGAGAAG CTTCAGGTGATCCAGTTCATTGACGTAGCAGAGCAGGCCCTGACTGCCTTGGAGATGTTGTCAAGGCGACACAGCAAAGCCATTTTGCAGGCT GGTGGGCTCGCTGACTGCCTCCTCTACCTAGAGTTCTTTAGCATCAATGCTCAGAGGAATGCCTTGGCCATTGCAGCCAACTGCTGCCAGAGCATTACTCCAGATGAGTTCCACTTTGTTGCTGATTCTCTGCCACTGTTgactcagagactcacacaCCAG GATAAAAAATCCGTCGAAAGCACTTGTCTCTGTTTCGCCAGACTGGTGGACAACTTCCAACATGAAGAG AACCTGCTGCAAGAGGTGGCATCACGGGACCTGTTGACCAacattcagcagctgctggtaGTGACCCCTCCTGTGCTCAGCTCGGGGATGTTCATCATGGTTGTGCGCATGTTTTCCCTAATGTGCTCTAACTGCCCCTGTCTGGCAGTCCAGCTTATGAAACAGA ACATAGCAGAAACACTGCGCTTCCTCTTGTGTGGTGCATCAAATGGCAGCTGCCAGGAACAGATTGAACTGGTACCCCGGAGCCCCCAGGAGCTCTATGAACTGACCTCCCTCATATG TGAGCTGATGCCTTGCCTGCCTAGAGAGGGCATCTTTGCAGTTGATGTAATGCTCAAGAAGGGTAGTGCCCAGACGACCGAAGGCGCGATCTGGCAATGGAGGGATGACCGAGGACTATGGCATCCTTACAACCGCATTGACAGCCGCATCATTGAG ACAGCACACCAGAATGGAGAGGATGAGATCAGCTTGTCAACTCTGGGCCGTGTGTATACAATTGACTTCAACTCTATGCAGCAGATAAACGAAGACACAGGAACAGCACGCGGTATCCAGAGGAAACCAAATCCTCTTGCCAACCCCAATACAG GGAGTCACCAAGAGGTTCGTCGAGAAGACGCACGAGCCCAGTTGATGAAGGAGGACCCTGAACTGGCAAAGTGCTTTATCAAAACTCTGTTTGGGGTCTTATATGAGGTGTACAGCTCATCGGCTGGCCCTGCTGTCAGACACAAGTGCCTTAGAGCCATCCTCAGGATCATCTACTTTGCTGATGCAGAGCTGCTGAAGGATGTGCTGAGGAACCATGCTGTGTCCAG TCACATTGCCTCCATGCTGTCTAGCCAGGACCTGAAGATTGTAGTGGGTTCTCTGCAGATGGCTGAGATCCTCATGCAGAAGCTGCCTGATGTCTTCAGTGTCTATTTCAGAAGAGAAG GTGTAATGCACCAGGTAAAGAACCTGGCAGAGTCTGAGAGCTTTCTAGTTACTAGTCCCCCTAAGGCTTGTCCTAGTGGTACTGCCAGTCTGTGCACTACCACCATCAGCACCGCATCCACCACGTCTGCTAATAATGCAACTCCAGACCTGGGCTCGCCCAGCTTCCAGCACAGCATGGATGACTCGCTTGACCTCAGCCCACAGGG GCGGTTAAGTGATGTCCTAAAGAGGAAACGACTACCTAAAAGAGGGCCTAGAAGGCCCAAATACTCTCCCCCAAGAGATGATGATAAAGTAGACAATCAGG CCAAGAGCCCTACCAGTACTCAGTCACCCAAATCGTCATTCTTGGCCAGTCTCAATCCCAAGACCTGGGGCAAGCTGGGTGCCCAGACCAACAATGCCAACTCAGAGCCCTCACGCACAGCGGGGGTGAGTGGCCTGGCAAGGGCACCTCCCAAGGACTCAATTTCAAATAACAG agacAAAATAAAGGCCTGGATCAAAGAACAGGCGACTAAGTTTGTGGAGCGCTACTTCAACTCTGAAAATGTGGATGGCAGCAACCCTGCACTGAATGTACTCCAGAGACTTTGCACAGCCACCGAGCAGCTCAGCCTGCAG GTGGATGGTGGTATGGAGTGCCTGCTAGAGATCTCCAGTATTGTATCAGAATCGGATGTGTCGTCTTTTGAGATCCAGCACAGTGGGCTGGTGAAGCAGCTCTTGGTCTACCTGACCTCCAGCACCGACAGGGACTTGCTGAGTCGTGACGTGCGGCTCAAGAGGTTCCTCCATGTGTTCGCTGGCTGTCCG GTTCCAGGAATGGAGCCTGTAGGTCGTCTAGACCCAACAGAGAATGGGCCTTACCTGGCACTGGTGCACAAGATGAACAGCTGTCTGAGCCAAATGGAGCAGTTCCCTGTCAAAGTGCACGACTTCCCCAGTGGCAACGGCAATGGCAGCAG GGGCTCTCAGGCACTGAAGTTCTTCAACACGCATCAGCTCAAGtgtcagctgcagagacaccCCGATTGCACTAATGTTAAACAGTGGAAAGGCGGCCCTGTGAAGATCGACCCCTTGGCACTGGTGCAAGCCATTGAAAGATATCTTGTTGTCAGAG GGTACGGCCGAATCAGAGAAGAAGACGAAGACAGTGATGACGACGGTTCAGATGATGAAATAGACGAATCACTG GCGGCGCAGTTCCTGAATTCTGGCAGTGTGCGTCACAGACTACAGTTTTACATTGGTGACCACCTGCTACCATACAACATGACAGTATACCAAGCTGTACGACAGTACAGTCTTcaggcagaagaagaaagggagtCGACAGACGATGAGGCAAACCCACTTGGGAGAGCTGGCATCTGGACCAAAACGCACACAATATG GTATAAGCCTGTGAGAGAGGACGAGGACGGCAGCAAAGATGCTGTGGGTGGAAAGAGGGGCCGAGCCCAGACTGCTCCCACCAAAACCTCACCTCGCAACGCCAAGAAGCAGGATGAGCTGTGGCATG atggtgtgtgtcccaGCGTCATTAATCCCTTAGAGACATACCTCACTTCGGAGCCACCAGAGACCATAACCTTTGATGACCCCTCTTTAGAGGTCAACCTGCTGCTGAGGGTCCTGCACTCCATCAGTAGATACTGGTTCTACTTGTATGAT AATGCTGTGTGTAAGGAAATCATCCCTACCAGTGAGTTCATTAACAGTAAGCTGACAGCCAAAGCCAACCGTCAGCTACAAGACCCGCTGGTCATCATGACGGGGAACATCCCTACTTGGCTCATCGAGCTCGGAAAGACTTG tcctTTCTTCTTCCCCTTCGACACCCGGCAGATGTTATTCTATGTAACTGCCTTTGATCGTGACAGAGCCATGCAACGCCTACTGGACACAAACCCTGAGATCAACCAGTCAGATTCTCAGGACAGCAGAGTTGCACCACGTCTTGACAGGAAAAAG AGGACGATAAACCGTGATGAGCTGCTCAAACAGGCAGAGTCTGTGATGCAGGACCTTGGCAGCTCCAGGGCAATGTTGGAGATTCAGTATGAGAACGAG GTCGGCACAGGTCTTGGCCCGACTCTGGAGTTCTACGCTCTTGTGTCTCAAGAGCTCCAGCGGGCCGACCTCGGTCTGTGGAGGGGCGAAGAGGTCACTCTGGCCAATCCTAAAG GAAGCCAAGAAGGAACAAAGTACATGTTCAGCTCCAGAGGACTGTTTGCCGTTCCCTTTGGCAGAACAACCAAACCAGCACACATAGCCAAAATCAAAATGAAGTTCCGTTTCTTAGGAAAGCTAATGGCCAAAGCCATTATGGACTTCAGACTG CTGGACCTGCCCCTGGGGCTGCCATTTTACAAGTGGATGCTGCGGCATGAGATGTCTATAAGCTCCCATGACCTTGTGAACATTGACCCCAGTGTGGCCAAGTCCATCCAGCACCTGGAAGATATTATCCGCCAGAAGAAGAGACTGGAACAGGACCGATCACAG acaAGGGAGACACTGCAGCAGGCACTGGAGAGCCTGAACATGAACGGCTGCTCAGTGGAGGACCTGGGTTTGGACTTCACCCTCCCAGGATTCCCGAACATTGAGCTGAAAAAGGGCGGCAAAGATGTCCCAGTTACAATCTACAACCTGGAGGAGTACCTCAGG TTGGTGGTGTACTGGACTCTAAATGAAGGAGTGTCCAGACAATTTGAGTCATTTAGGGAAGGGTTTGAGTCAGTCTTCCCCTTGCATCACCTGCAGTATTTCTATCCAGAGGAG CTTGACCAGTTGCTGTGTGGCAGTAAATCAGAGACGTGGGATGTCAAGACGCTGATGGAGTGCTGTCGACCGGACCACGGCTACACACATGACAG ccGTGCAGTTCGGTTCCTGTTTGAGGTGTTGAGCAGCTTCGATGCCGAGCAGCAGAGACTCTTCCTGCAGTTCGTCACAGGAAGCCCCAGACTGCCTGTCGGAG GTTTCCGGAGCCTGAATCCCCCTCTGACGATTGTGAGGAAGACGTTCGAGTCAACAGAGAACCCGGATGACTTCCTCCCCTCAGTCATGACCTGCGTCAACTACCTGAAGCTGCCTGACTACTCCAGCATAGAGATCATGCGAGAGAAACTGTTGATTGCGGCTCGCGAGGGCCAGCAGTCTTTCCACCTTTCCTGA